A region of Leptospira bouyouniensis DNA encodes the following proteins:
- a CDS encoding helix-turn-helix domain-containing protein, which yields MSIPERLNKLMEIANWNQTKVAELGNITQASVSRILGGATPGSDFLTNLAKNGNVNPLWLLTGEGEMFKHESTILDEKESEEFRQVNVYLHQNMDVFEFIQNLKQEPRKTHGKVKSLLGKLLGLSTKDLERLEAYLEGMGK from the coding sequence ATGAGTATCCCTGAACGCCTTAATAAACTAATGGAAATTGCAAATTGGAATCAAACGAAGGTTGCAGAATTAGGCAATATAACACAGGCATCGGTCAGTAGAATTCTGGGAGGTGCTACTCCAGGATCAGATTTCCTTACAAACCTTGCAAAAAATGGTAATGTGAATCCTCTATGGCTACTTACGGGTGAAGGGGAAATGTTCAAACATGAATCGACGATTTTGGATGAAAAGGAATCGGAAGAATTTAGGCAAGTTAACGTTTACCTGCATCAGAACATGGATGTTTTTGAATTTATTCAGAATTTGAAACAGGAGCCTCGCAAAACCCACGGGAAGGTAAAGAGTTTACTGGGGAAGCTTCTAGGCCTCTCCACGAAGGATCTGGAGCGTTTGGAGGCGTATCTGGAAGGAATGGGGAAGTAG